Proteins found in one Halobaculum sp. MBLA0147 genomic segment:
- a CDS encoding acyl-CoA carboxylase subunit beta, whose product MRVHVGEGATTEEASAIASALAEHLAVDVEVVAGDGEEPTATATAPEPDYPVDDGERPGEREQRLREEIADILQGGPQKYKDRLPDQGKLFVRDRLNLWFGDADGDPGDALTFEDGRFANFDEWHPDSPDGDDYDESDRIPADGLITGAAEFEGRDMHVMANDFTVKAGSMAAKGVEKFLRMQQRALKNGKPVLYLMDSSGGRIDQQTGFFANREGIGKYYYNHSMLSGRVPQICVLYGPCIAGAAYTPVFADFTIMVEGMSAMAIASPRMVQMVTGEEIEMDELGGPAVHAKYSGSADLVADDEEHARELVAQLVSYLPDVAGEDPPRADPTPPALDPRGTDAVIPDEPNRAYDVTDLLDRVVDADSVFELKPEYGKEIVTAFARIDGRPVGIVANQPAQRSGAIFPDAAEKAAEFVWTCDAYEIPLLYLCDTPGFMAGSSVEKDAILEKGKKFIYATSSATVPQQTVVVRKAYGAGIYAMGGPAYEPESVIGLPSGEIGIMGPEAAINAVYANELADIDDEEARAEREQELREEYRRDIDIHRMASEVVIDEVVEPSRLREELVNRFDFYADIEKSVPDKKHGTIL is encoded by the coding sequence ATGCGAGTCCACGTCGGAGAGGGTGCGACCACGGAGGAGGCGTCCGCCATCGCCTCGGCGCTGGCGGAACACCTCGCGGTCGACGTCGAGGTCGTCGCGGGCGACGGCGAGGAGCCGACGGCGACGGCGACCGCGCCCGAACCTGACTACCCCGTCGACGACGGGGAACGTCCCGGTGAGCGCGAGCAGCGACTCCGCGAGGAGATCGCCGACATCCTCCAGGGTGGCCCCCAGAAGTACAAGGACCGACTCCCCGACCAGGGGAAACTGTTCGTCCGCGACCGACTCAACCTCTGGTTCGGCGACGCGGACGGCGACCCGGGCGACGCGCTCACCTTCGAGGACGGCCGGTTCGCCAACTTCGACGAGTGGCACCCCGACTCCCCGGACGGGGACGACTACGACGAGAGCGACCGGATCCCCGCGGACGGACTGATCACCGGCGCGGCGGAGTTCGAGGGCCGCGACATGCACGTCATGGCCAACGACTTCACCGTCAAGGCGGGGTCGATGGCCGCGAAGGGAGTCGAGAAGTTCCTCCGGATGCAACAGCGCGCGTTGAAGAACGGCAAACCCGTCCTCTACCTGATGGACTCCTCGGGCGGCCGGATCGACCAGCAGACGGGCTTCTTCGCCAACCGCGAGGGGATCGGGAAGTACTACTACAACCACTCGATGCTGTCGGGGCGCGTCCCGCAGATCTGTGTGTTGTACGGGCCGTGTATCGCCGGGGCGGCGTACACCCCGGTGTTCGCGGACTTCACCATCATGGTCGAGGGGATGTCCGCGATGGCGATCGCCTCCCCGCGGATGGTCCAGATGGTCACCGGCGAGGAGATCGAGATGGACGAGTTGGGTGGGCCGGCGGTCCACGCGAAGTACTCCGGCAGCGCGGACCTCGTCGCCGACGACGAGGAACACGCCCGCGAACTCGTCGCGCAGTTGGTGTCGTACCTCCCGGACGTGGCCGGCGAGGACCCGCCACGCGCCGACCCGACGCCGCCCGCACTCGACCCGCGTGGGACGGACGCGGTGATCCCCGACGAGCCGAACCGCGCGTACGACGTGACGGATCTGCTCGACCGCGTCGTCGACGCCGACTCGGTCTTCGAGTTGAAACCGGAGTACGGCAAGGAGATCGTCACGGCCTTCGCGCGGATCGACGGCCGGCCGGTCGGGATCGTCGCCAACCAGCCCGCCCAGCGGTCGGGGGCGATCTTCCCGGACGCCGCCGAGAAGGCCGCGGAGTTCGTCTGGACGTGTGACGCCTACGAGATCCCGCTGTTGTACCTCTGTGACACGCCGGGGTTCATGGCCGGCTCCTCCGTCGAGAAGGACGCCATCCTGGAGAAGGGGAAGAAGTTCATCTACGCCACCTCCTCGGCGACGGTGCCCCAACAGACCGTCGTCGTCCGGAAGGCGTACGGCGCGGGGATCTACGCGATGGGTGGCCCGGCCTACGAGCCGGAGTCGGTGATCGGACTCCCGTCGGGCGAGATCGGGATCATGGGCCCGGAGGCGGCGATCAACGCCGTCTACGCGAACGAACTCGCCGACATCGACGACGAGGAGGCCCGCGCCGAGCGCGAACAGGAGCTCCGCGAGGAGTACCGCCGCGACATCGACATCCACCGGATGGCCAGCGAGGTCGTGATCGACGAGGTGGTCGAACCCTCGCGACTCCGCGAGGAACTGGTCAACCGCTTCGACTTCTACGCCGACATCGAGAAGAGCGTGCCGGACAAGAAGCACGGGACGATCCTGTAG
- the surE gene encoding 5'/3'-nucleotidase SurE: MTSVLLTNDDGVESPGLAALYEELRAVADVTVVAPAEDHSGVGRARSRSVAVDDHEWGYVVDGTPADCVAYGVDGLDTAFDLVVSGCNLGPNCGAYVMGHSGTVGAVVEGAFLGVPGVAVSGYHREELFPPEGFTYHVPATATRRLVEHGTDRGVFDHVDYLSVNVPVETEATYRVTRPLADYAVAAESTATEAGSDGGEAADASAADDGGDAAASDESDRQDASAPADDVRLANDYWAVVSREERFPTPADTEANYPPWSDRAAVVDGEIAVSPLHTPQRPAQVSVVDELVAVCNDAR; this comes from the coding sequence GTGACCAGCGTCCTCCTGACGAACGACGACGGCGTAGAGTCGCCGGGACTGGCGGCGCTGTACGAGGAACTCCGAGCGGTCGCGGACGTGACCGTCGTCGCGCCCGCCGAGGATCACAGCGGCGTCGGCCGCGCCCGCTCGCGCAGCGTCGCCGTCGACGACCACGAGTGGGGGTACGTCGTCGACGGGACACCCGCGGACTGTGTCGCCTACGGCGTCGACGGTCTCGACACGGCGTTCGACCTCGTGGTCTCCGGCTGCAACCTCGGCCCGAACTGCGGCGCGTACGTGATGGGCCACTCCGGCACCGTCGGCGCGGTCGTCGAGGGGGCGTTCCTCGGGGTACCCGGCGTCGCCGTCTCAGGGTACCACCGCGAGGAGTTGTTCCCGCCGGAGGGGTTCACCTACCACGTCCCGGCGACGGCGACTCGTCGACTGGTCGAGCACGGCACCGACCGCGGCGTCTTCGACCACGTCGACTACCTGAGCGTGAACGTCCCCGTCGAGACGGAGGCGACGTACCGGGTCACCCGACCGCTCGCGGACTACGCCGTGGCGGCCGAGTCGACGGCCACGGAGGCGGGAAGTGACGGCGGTGAGGCTGCCGACGCCTCCGCGGCCGACGACGGGGGTGACGCCGCGGCTAGTGACGAGAGTGACCGGCAGGACGCGTCCGCTCCGGCCGACGACGTGCGACTCGCGAACGACTACTGGGCGGTCGTCTCGCGCGAGGAGCGGTTCCCGACGCCCGCCGACACGGAGGCCAACTACCCCCCGTGGTCCGACCGCGCCGCGGTCGTGGACGGCGAGATCGCCGTCTCTCCGCTCCACACGCCACAGCGACCCGCGCAGGTGTCGGTCGTCGACGAGTTGGTGGCCGTCTGCAACGACGCGCGCTGA
- a CDS encoding preprotein translocase subunit Sec61beta — protein MSSGQNSGGLMSSAGLVRYFDAEDRNAIKLDPRTVVAVGILFGILIIILQATV, from the coding sequence ATGAGCAGCGGCCAGAACAGCGGCGGCCTGATGTCCAGTGCCGGTCTCGTCCGGTACTTCGACGCCGAAGACCGGAACGCGATCAAACTCGACCCGCGGACGGTCGTCGCCGTCGGCATCCTCTTCGGCATCCTGATCATCATCCTCCAGGCCACGGTCTGA
- a CDS encoding 50S ribosomal protein L40e, which produces MAKFEAAEQRTLDRQICMRCNARNSPRATSCRKCGYKNLRPKAKETRAA; this is translated from the coding sequence ATGGCGAAGTTCGAGGCCGCAGAACAGCGGACGTTGGACCGACAGATCTGTATGCGGTGTAACGCACGCAACTCCCCGCGTGCGACGAGTTGCCGGAAGTGCGGGTACAAGAACCTGCGCCCGAAGGCCAAAGAGACCCGCGCGGCCTGA
- a CDS encoding DoxX family membrane protein: MWVHGTTLATRVAAALAARLPATATLARWGLAAMLVAAGVHKLLQPADWAVYVTDWLAPWLVVSPVTFMLVNGWLELGFAALLLADRYTAVAATVAWVSLLATIAYLCVVWVTTGRFGDVIARDVGLLALALVVFADAVRASS; this comes from the coding sequence CTGTGGGTTCACGGCACCACCCTCGCGACGCGCGTGGCGGCGGCGCTGGCCGCTCGCCTCCCGGCGACGGCGACGCTCGCGCGGTGGGGGTTGGCGGCGATGCTCGTCGCCGCCGGCGTCCACAAACTGCTCCAGCCCGCCGACTGGGCGGTGTACGTCACCGACTGGCTCGCGCCGTGGCTCGTCGTCTCGCCAGTCACGTTCATGTTGGTCAACGGGTGGCTGGAACTGGGGTTCGCGGCGCTCCTACTCGCGGACCGCTACACCGCGGTCGCCGCGACGGTCGCGTGGGTGTCGCTGCTCGCGACGATCGCGTACCTCTGTGTCGTGTGGGTCACCACCGGCCGGTTCGGGGACGTGATCGCCCGCGACGTGGGCCTGCTCGCGCTGGCCCTCGTCGTGTTCGCCGACGCAGTACGAGCGTCGTCGTGA
- a CDS encoding RAD55 family ATPase: MTDDAPDPGAVESPRRTDTTPSPLDPTAVAPGTSVLVAGPAMTGKRRLAFQLLGGSASRTGCLVTTKARAQRVRSWVEAVVGDTSDWDLSVVDCVAQSTSFGERETEPDVAYVSSPADLTGIGIELTRLFSGWHADAVRDPRLAVHSLSTLLMYASLKQVYRFLYVVTGRLRVVDGVGAYTLDTNTGSSEVLDTLTQVFDALVEVRDEGERPEVRVRGADFGPQAWTPF, translated from the coding sequence GTGACAGACGACGCGCCGGACCCGGGAGCCGTCGAGTCGCCGCGACGGACGGACACGACGCCCTCGCCGCTGGACCCGACGGCGGTCGCGCCCGGCACGAGTGTCCTCGTCGCCGGGCCGGCGATGACCGGGAAGCGACGGCTCGCCTTCCAGTTGCTCGGTGGCTCCGCCTCGCGGACGGGCTGTCTGGTGACGACGAAGGCGCGCGCCCAGCGGGTGCGGTCGTGGGTGGAGGCGGTCGTCGGGGACACGAGCGACTGGGACCTCTCGGTCGTCGACTGCGTCGCACAGAGTACGAGTTTCGGCGAACGCGAGACGGAGCCGGACGTTGCCTACGTCTCCTCGCCGGCGGACCTCACCGGGATCGGGATCGAGCTGACGCGGCTGTTCTCGGGGTGGCACGCCGACGCGGTACGGGACCCGCGGCTGGCGGTCCACTCGCTGTCGACGCTGTTGATGTACGCGAGTCTGAAACAGGTGTACCGGTTCCTCTACGTCGTCACCGGCCGCCTCCGGGTGGTCGACGGCGTCGGCGCGTACACCCTCGACACGAACACGGGGAGTAGCGAGGTGCTCGACACCCTCACGCAGGTGTTCGACGCGCTCGTGGAGGTCCGCGACGAGGGCGAGCGGCCGGAGGTGCGCGTCCGCGGCGCCGACTTCGGGCCGCAGGCGTGGACGCCGTTCTGA
- a CDS encoding CoA ester lyase codes for MPRRSLLFSPGDQPDLVRKAPRADPDVIAIDLEDAVAPDARPAAREAVAAVLTDPEFDPDAEVCVRLGGTPEARDADLAALADADAVPDSVMVPKVADAETVAETADLLSIHGFDCPVLALLETARGVVNAVSVADEPATDALVFGAEDLAADVGATRTDAGTEVLYARQRVVTAAAAAGIDAVDTLYTDFSDEAGLREDTRTAVEFGYDGKMAIHPSQVGPINEAFTPDDDRIAWAERVLAARDRAAAEGRGVFEVDGEMIDAPLIAQAERVRDRALAAGRAFEPGE; via the coding sequence GTGCCCAGACGTAGTCTCCTGTTCTCGCCCGGCGACCAGCCCGACCTGGTCCGCAAGGCCCCGCGTGCGGACCCGGACGTGATCGCGATCGACCTCGAGGACGCCGTCGCACCCGACGCCCGCCCGGCGGCCCGCGAGGCGGTCGCCGCCGTCCTGACGGACCCCGAGTTCGACCCGGACGCGGAGGTGTGCGTCAGACTCGGCGGGACACCCGAGGCTCGCGACGCCGACCTCGCGGCGCTGGCAGACGCCGACGCGGTGCCGGACTCCGTGATGGTACCGAAGGTGGCCGACGCCGAGACGGTCGCGGAGACGGCCGACCTGCTGTCGATCCACGGCTTCGACTGTCCGGTGCTCGCACTGTTGGAGACCGCACGCGGCGTCGTGAACGCCGTCTCCGTCGCCGACGAGCCGGCGACGGACGCGCTGGTGTTCGGCGCGGAGGATCTGGCGGCCGACGTGGGCGCGACCCGCACGGACGCGGGGACGGAGGTGCTGTACGCCCGCCAGCGCGTGGTGACCGCCGCCGCCGCGGCGGGAATCGACGCCGTCGACACCCTCTACACGGACTTCTCCGACGAGGCGGGACTCCGCGAGGACACCCGGACGGCCGTCGAGTTCGGCTACGACGGGAAGATGGCGATCCACCCGTCGCAGGTCGGGCCGATCAACGAGGCGTTCACCCCCGACGACGACCGGATCGCGTGGGCCGAACGGGTGTTGGCGGCCCGCGACCGCGCCGCCGCCGAGGGACGCGGCGTCTTCGAGGTCGACGGCGAGATGATCGACGCACCCCTGATCGCACAGGCCGAACGCGTCCGCGACCGCGCACTCGCCGCCGGACGAGCGTTCGAGCCGGGAGAGTAG
- a CDS encoding type IV pilin, producing the protein MDRTRLHLRPDDGVAGRTRESVLLSAAAGAALTCARSRTSRPACRPNQHRTREARGEIRGCTRLWSVHEITRRRTTSQTLDCFDNTAQTPTSSSSVDCVCVESHGPNITAVPPSTNSTSTVIRKHVGGTCESNGVARGVSPVVAVVLLVAVTVVIAGTVGAFVFVLGDTSEPPPTVSLTSEQTEAFVVATGGLNRSFTAVTITHRGGDSIRHDRLEVLVNGEPAYGVNASDDPCAAAGPNGWVTGANCARTLWNDSETVTAGDSITVVHKNSSATADGVGYTAPDQDVFPSVPDDVDGSLYVQNRDPFFAGVDGTAIQLTTGDTIKVVWTRESDDGGVVLLEYTVT; encoded by the coding sequence GTGGACCGGACTCGTCTTCACCTTCGACCGGACGACGGAGTCGCTGGCCGCACTCGCGAGTCAGTTCTTCTGAGTGCGGCGGCTGGCGCGGCGTTGACCTGTGCCCGAAGCCGCACGTCTCGGCCGGCGTGTCGACCGAACCAACACAGGACTCGTGAAGCGAGAGGCGAGATCCGGGGGTGTACACGACTCTGGTCCGTTCACGAGATCACCCGTCGACGCACGACGTCTCAGACGCTCGATTGTTTTGACAACACTGCGCAGACGCCGACCTCGAGTAGTTCCGTCGACTGCGTTTGTGTCGAATCACACGGTCCGAATATCACGGCTGTGCCTCCGTCAACTAATAGTACCTCGACTGTGATCCGTAAGCACGTGGGGGGTACATGCGAGTCGAACGGTGTCGCGAGGGGTGTTTCGCCAGTGGTCGCTGTGGTACTACTCGTCGCGGTCACGGTCGTGATCGCGGGCACCGTTGGGGCGTTCGTGTTCGTTCTCGGTGACACGTCCGAACCGCCGCCGACGGTGTCGTTGACATCCGAGCAGACCGAGGCGTTCGTCGTCGCGACCGGTGGGTTGAACCGGTCGTTCACGGCGGTGACGATTACGCACAGAGGCGGCGACAGTATCCGACACGACCGACTCGAGGTACTCGTCAACGGTGAACCAGCGTACGGCGTCAACGCTAGCGACGACCCCTGTGCCGCTGCCGGACCGAACGGGTGGGTCACGGGGGCGAACTGCGCGCGGACACTCTGGAACGACTCCGAGACGGTCACAGCCGGTGACTCGATCACGGTCGTGCACAAGAACTCCTCGGCCACGGCGGACGGAGTCGGCTACACCGCACCGGATCAAGACGTGTTCCCAAGCGTTCCCGACGACGTGGACGGCTCACTGTACGTCCAGAACCGTGATCCGTTCTTCGCAGGTGTCGACGGTACGGCGATTCAGTTGACGACCGGTGACACGATCAAAGTAGTCTGGACTCGCGAGTCAGACGACGGCGGCGTCGTCTTACTCGAGTACACCGTGACGTGA
- the pdxT gene encoding pyridoxal 5'-phosphate synthase glutaminase subunit PdxT yields MRAGVIAVQGDVSEHATAIRDAAASHGIEAEVVEVREAGVVPDCDALLLPGGESTTISRLLADEGIDEEIRAHVAAGKPVLATCAGLIVASTDPKDDRVTELDVLDVTVDRNAFGRQADSFEAPLPVAGLDEPFHAVFIRAPVIDEVGEDVTVLARWDGDAVAVRQGPVLATSFHPELTGDHRIHDLAFFAEERADGEGASSDDGDEGADAADTDASPEVST; encoded by the coding sequence ATGAGAGCTGGCGTCATCGCCGTGCAGGGCGACGTGTCCGAGCACGCGACGGCGATCCGGGACGCCGCCGCGTCCCACGGTATCGAGGCGGAGGTGGTCGAGGTGCGCGAGGCCGGGGTCGTCCCGGACTGTGACGCGCTCCTCCTCCCGGGTGGGGAGTCGACGACCATCTCGCGACTGCTCGCCGACGAGGGGATCGACGAGGAGATCCGTGCCCACGTCGCCGCCGGCAAGCCCGTACTGGCGACGTGTGCGGGGCTGATCGTCGCCTCGACGGACCCAAAGGACGACCGCGTGACGGAGTTGGACGTGCTCGACGTGACCGTCGACCGCAACGCGTTCGGGCGGCAGGCGGACTCCTTCGAGGCACCGCTCCCGGTCGCCGGGCTCGACGAACCGTTCCACGCCGTGTTCATCCGCGCCCCCGTGATCGACGAGGTGGGCGAGGACGTGACTGTCCTGGCGCGGTGGGACGGCGACGCCGTCGCGGTCCGGCAGGGTCCCGTGCTCGCGACCTCCTTCCACCCCGAGTTGACCGGCGACCACCGGATCCACGACCTCGCCTTCTTCGCCGAGGAACGCGCCGACGGCGAGGGTGCGTCGTCTGACGACGGGGACGAGGGTGCCGACGCGGCGGACACGGACGCGAGCCCGGAGGTGTCGACGTGA
- a CDS encoding ArsR/SmtB family transcription factor, translating into MSDSDVDDGDDPDEYAAAFAALSDPNRVAVLRALWDADGHEATFSELRHAVGMRDSGQFNYHLGKLCDTFVRQTEAGTYELRMAGLYTVGSLLAGTYTDDRTVGPRPAGESCPECGAEATFEYDGDWFRLYCTACGTEEGDGETRNGDVASDEAPDGETPDDEAPDGVADGESPEPFAQMPVPGGVFADYEAESVPQVAIDHADATLQTARRGFCPFCHGPTTTTVHVETYDEDEVVTRPRDAQRRADEADRSLAATSVPYTPTDGADDTDHEERPETAPTPSVPHAEFTCERCGEALQAGLGVSLLDHPLVGSLYYDHGRDVREASLVDVFTLDPTRAWIVQTEPLRAVVRYVVDDEAVELVVDDSLEVVETYRGPASEA; encoded by the coding sequence ATGAGCGACTCGGACGTCGACGACGGCGACGACCCGGACGAGTACGCGGCGGCGTTCGCGGCGCTGTCGGACCCGAATCGCGTCGCCGTCTTGCGGGCGCTGTGGGACGCCGACGGCCACGAGGCGACGTTCTCGGAGTTGCGCCACGCCGTCGGGATGCGCGACTCCGGACAGTTCAACTACCACCTCGGGAAGTTGTGTGACACGTTCGTCCGCCAGACCGAGGCGGGCACCTACGAACTCCGGATGGCCGGGCTCTACACCGTCGGTTCCCTGCTGGCGGGGACGTACACCGACGACCGTACCGTCGGCCCACGTCCGGCCGGCGAGTCGTGTCCCGAGTGTGGCGCGGAGGCGACCTTCGAGTACGACGGCGACTGGTTCCGACTGTACTGTACGGCGTGTGGGACGGAGGAGGGAGACGGCGAGACGCGGAACGGGGACGTTGCGAGCGACGAGGCCCCAGACGGCGAGACGCCGGACGACGAGGCCCCAGACGGAGTGGCGGACGGCGAGTCGCCGGAGCCGTTCGCACAGATGCCCGTCCCGGGCGGGGTGTTCGCGGACTACGAGGCCGAGAGCGTCCCGCAGGTGGCGATCGACCACGCCGACGCGACGCTCCAGACGGCGCGACGCGGGTTCTGTCCGTTCTGTCACGGCCCGACCACGACGACGGTCCACGTGGAGACGTACGACGAGGACGAGGTGGTGACACGTCCGCGAGACGCCCAGCGGCGAGCAGACGAGGCCGACCGGTCACTCGCGGCGACGAGCGTGCCGTACACGCCGACCGACGGCGCGGACGACACGGACCACGAGGAGCGACCCGAGACGGCACCGACCCCGAGTGTCCCACACGCCGAGTTCACGTGCGAGCGATGTGGGGAGGCGCTCCAGGCCGGACTCGGCGTGTCGCTGTTGGACCACCCGCTCGTCGGATCACTGTACTACGATCACGGGCGGGACGTGCGTGAGGCGTCGCTCGTCGACGTGTTCACCCTCGACCCGACGCGGGCGTGGATCGTCCAGACGGAGCCGCTGCGGGCCGTCGTGCGCTACGTCGTCGACGACGAGGCGGTCGAGTTGGTCGTCGACGACTCGTTAGAGGTGGTCGAGACGTACCGTGGGCCGGCGTCAGAAGCGTAG
- a CDS encoding thioredoxin family protein — protein MAVRLKDFYADWCGPCKTQDPILEELEEDYPDVSFEKVDVEEEQDVANQYSVRSLPTLIVENDDGVVERFVGVTQREDLEEALSNAGA, from the coding sequence ATGGCTGTCCGACTCAAGGACTTCTACGCGGACTGGTGTGGCCCGTGCAAGACGCAAGACCCGATCCTCGAGGAACTCGAGGAGGACTACCCGGACGTGAGCTTCGAGAAGGTCGACGTCGAAGAGGAGCAGGACGTCGCCAACCAGTACTCCGTCCGCTCGCTGCCGACGCTGATCGTCGAGAACGACGACGGCGTCGTCGAACGGTTCGTCGGCGTCACACAGCGCGAGGACCTCGAAGAGGCGCTGTCGAACGCCGGCGCCTGA
- a CDS encoding quinone-dependent dihydroorotate dehydrogenase, with translation MTLYDVVKPAAFALPPETAHGLTHRLMRAVQDTPVQSALASRLSVRDPRLRTELWDLEFPTPVGVAAGFDKNAHVPRFLAALGFGHVEIGGVTAERQSGNRRPRMFRLPDDEAVVNRMGFNNEGADAVGRRLAAEPAPDVPVGLNVGKSKTTPLSEAPADYRYTYERVGTHVDYTVVNVSSPNTPGLRSLQHRDSLTAILEELREAGADPLLVKLSPDLSTDATEDALAVVRELDLDGVVVTNTTTDRPSSLSDLDAAERGGLSGRPIEDRATELVRFVAERVDVPVIGVGGVRDAAGAYAKIRAGASVVQLYTALVFEGPTVARDINRGLVELLERDGFDSVREAVGVDLE, from the coding sequence GTGACCCTCTACGACGTGGTGAAGCCGGCGGCGTTCGCGTTGCCGCCGGAGACGGCCCACGGACTCACCCACCGTCTGATGCGAGCGGTCCAGGACACACCCGTCCAGTCGGCGCTCGCGTCGCGGCTGTCCGTGCGGGACCCGCGGCTCCGGACGGAGTTGTGGGACCTCGAGTTCCCGACGCCGGTCGGCGTCGCGGCGGGGTTCGACAAGAACGCCCACGTGCCGCGGTTCCTCGCGGCACTGGGGTTCGGCCACGTCGAGATCGGCGGCGTCACCGCCGAGCGCCAGTCGGGGAACCGGCGGCCGCGGATGTTCCGGCTCCCGGACGACGAGGCGGTCGTCAACCGGATGGGGTTCAACAACGAGGGCGCCGACGCCGTCGGCCGGCGACTCGCCGCCGAGCCCGCGCCGGACGTGCCGGTCGGGTTGAACGTCGGGAAGTCGAAGACGACGCCGCTGTCGGAGGCACCCGCGGACTACCGCTACACCTACGAGCGCGTCGGCACGCACGTCGACTACACCGTCGTCAACGTCTCCAGTCCGAACACGCCGGGACTGCGGTCGCTCCAGCACCGCGACAGTCTGACCGCGATCCTCGAAGAACTCCGGGAGGCGGGTGCCGACCCGCTGTTGGTGAAACTCTCGCCGGACCTCTCGACGGACGCGACGGAGGACGCGCTGGCGGTCGTCCGGGAGTTGGACCTCGACGGCGTGGTCGTGACGAACACCACGACCGACCGGCCGTCGTCGTTGTCGGACCTGGACGCCGCCGAGCGCGGGGGCCTGTCCGGACGGCCGATCGAGGACCGCGCGACGGAGTTGGTCCGGTTCGTCGCCGAGCGCGTCGACGTGCCGGTGATCGGCGTCGGCGGCGTGCGCGACGCCGCGGGGGCGTACGCGAAGATCCGCGCCGGTGCCAGCGTCGTCCAGTTGTACACCGCGCTCGTCTTCGAGGGGCCGACGGTGGCCCGCGACATCAACCGCGGCCTGGTGGAGTTGCTGGAGCGCGACGGGTTCGACTCCGTACGCGAGGCCGTCGGCGTCGACCTGGAGTGA
- a CDS encoding MaoC family dehydratase yields the protein MTGKYYEEFTVGETITHEKRRTISERDNQVFCDTTMNQQPLHLDADFAADTQFGERLVNGLLTMSTAVGLSIPDTTDGTIVANLSYDDVTHPNPVFHGDTIYARSTVTDKRETSDGERGVVTMRVEAFVVADADPETGAVGDDAARDAVDPDEVTDDGDVLVCEFERTVLSLKRPAADAD from the coding sequence GTGACCGGCAAGTACTACGAGGAGTTCACGGTCGGAGAGACGATCACCCACGAGAAGCGGCGGACGATCAGCGAGCGGGACAACCAGGTGTTCTGTGACACGACGATGAACCAGCAGCCGCTGCACCTGGACGCCGACTTCGCCGCCGACACCCAGTTCGGGGAGCGTCTGGTCAACGGGTTGCTCACGATGAGTACCGCCGTCGGGCTCTCGATCCCGGACACGACGGACGGCACCATCGTCGCCAACCTCTCGTACGACGACGTGACCCACCCGAACCCGGTGTTCCACGGCGACACGATCTACGCCCGTTCGACGGTGACGGACAAGCGGGAGACCAGCGACGGCGAGCGCGGCGTGGTCACGATGCGCGTCGAGGCGTTCGTCGTCGCCGACGCCGACCCGGAGACCGGGGCGGTCGGCGATGACGCCGCCCGCGACGCCGTCGATCCCGACGAGGTGACCGACGACGGCGACGTGTTGGTGTGCGAGTTCGAGCGGACCGTCCTCTCGTTGAAGCGGCCCGCCGCGGACGCGGACTGA
- a CDS encoding MBL fold metallo-hydrolase produces MEVHTVTADATEFTCNAYLLPGEPTTLIDAGTMPGVTDVIADHVDTLDRVVLTHQHGDHVGELDAVLDEFDAELYAFGDHPRRAVALADGDEIAVGPETAEVVHTPGHAADHVSLVGETALFSGDVVVYEDGAFDDGSFGRTDMAGQSRETLIESLRTLLDRLPASVTTMYAGHGDPFDATKSAESVRDVIERALERADRREPKYPDE; encoded by the coding sequence ATGGAGGTCCACACCGTCACCGCCGATGCGACGGAGTTCACCTGTAACGCGTACCTGTTGCCGGGCGAGCCGACGACGCTGATCGACGCCGGCACGATGCCCGGGGTCACGGACGTGATCGCCGACCACGTCGACACGCTCGACCGCGTCGTCTTGACCCACCAGCACGGGGACCACGTCGGCGAGTTGGACGCGGTTCTCGACGAGTTCGACGCGGAGCTGTACGCCTTCGGCGACCACCCGCGGCGTGCCGTCGCGTTGGCCGACGGCGACGAGATCGCCGTCGGCCCGGAGACGGCGGAGGTGGTCCACACGCCCGGCCACGCCGCCGACCACGTGAGTCTGGTCGGGGAGACGGCGCTGTTCTCGGGTGACGTGGTCGTCTACGAGGACGGCGCCTTCGACGACGGCTCCTTCGGCCGGACGGACATGGCCGGGCAGTCGCGCGAGACGCTGATCGAGAGCCTCCGGACACTCCTCGACCGGCTGCCGGCGTCGGTGACGACGATGTACGCCGGGCACGGCGACCCGTTCGACGCGACGAAGAGCGCGGAGAGCGTCCGCGACGTGATCGAGCGCGCACTGGAACGCGCCGACCGACGCGAACCGAAGTACCCCGACGAGTAG